The DNA segment CTGCCAGACGAGGTCCTCTCCGCGCGGTGAACACAGACGGCGCGGATTGTTCACGCGCGCGTGGAATGGCTCGGAGGCCTGTCTGTAAGGTCCGGGACCATGAGCGATCCGAACTTCGTGAATCAGGGCCCTGGAGCCATTCCGCCGACGCCGGAGGCTGAGCCGCCGAAGGCACCGTCGCGGGGCAAGGTCCTGGGCATCCTGGTCGCGCTGATGGTCGTGGGCGTGGTCGGTTCGTACTTCGGCCTGAGGCGGCAGTCCGAGGCGCCGGTGGTGACGGCAACGCCCGTCGTGGACGCTGGCGTGGCGGAGGTGCCTCCGGAGGTGTCGCTGCCGGAGAGCGACGGCCGCATCCGCGACCTGGTGGGCAAGCTGTCGGTGGACCCGGAGCTGGCGAAGTGGCTCCAGGAGCGCGACCTGGCGCGCCGGTTCACCGCGTCCGTGAGCAACATCGCTGAAGGCGAGAGTCCTCGGGCTTCGCTGTTGTTCATGGCGCCCGTGGGGGCGTTCCAGGTGGGCGCGGCCGGGGCGAACGGGCGCTCGGAGATCGCGCCGTTGAGCTACGCGCGCTACGACCTGGTGGCCCGGGTGCTGGGGTCGCTGGACGCGTCCGGCGCGGCGATGGTGTACCGGGAGCTGAAGCCGCTCTTCGACCAGGCGTACCGGGAGATTGCACCACCGGATCAGCACTTCGAGACGGCGTTCGGCCGGGCCATCCAGCACCTGCTGGCGGTGCCGGTGCCGAAGGGGCCGGTGGAGGTGGAGTCCAAGGGCGCGCTGTATGTCTATGCGTCGCCGGAGCTGGAGGGCCTGAGCAAGGCCCAGAAGCACCTGTTGCGGATGGGCCCGGGGAACATGCGGCTCATCCAGGCGAAGCTGCGGGAGCTGCGCACGGCGCTGAACCTGCCGACCCCGGCGCCAGCCACGCCCGAGCCGTTGCCGGATCAGGCGCCGGGGCAGTCCGAAACGCAGGAGTGACGGCTACCTGGACTTCTTCTTGCCGCCCTTGGCGGGCGGCGGAGGCGGCTTGGGCTTTTCCTTGTCGCCGATGATCTGGAACGAGGCCCGGAGGTCCTCGACGTCGCGGCCGATCGAGTCCTGGAACGACGTGCCGGTCTGTGAGTCCACGACGAGGGTGTACGAGTAGCCGGTCTTGAGTGGCTGCGGCAGGTGGATGCGGTACACGAGGCCGTCATCGGCCTCGGACACGGAGTCGTCGGAGACCATGGCCCGGTCGGCTTCGTCCATGAGCCGGACGCGGTAGTTCTTGAGGCCCAGGGTGCTGCGCAGCTCCAGGTCGGAGGTGGGCTCCACGAGCGGCTTTTCCTCCAGGGCCAGGGGGATGAGCGCGGTGCCGCCATCCGGCGACAGGTACTGGAGCGTGAAGACCACGGCCTCGGGACCCGAGTCCGGGGCCGCCGTGGCGCTGGTGACGCCGCCGTCCACGGGGGCCTGGGCCGTCTTGTCAGGGCAGCCCGTCAGCAGGGCCGCGGTGAGGCCGCAAAGCGCGGCGAGTCCGGTTCGTCGGAAGAGGCGCATGGGGCGGCAAGGTACGTTCCGGAACCGGGCTCGGGAAGCACGAGATTCCACGGCGTGACGGCCGGAGGTTGGTGGCCGACGGTGGCGCCTCACCGTGCTATCAGTTTTCGCCTGATGGGCGGGATGACGGAGAGCGAAGCCGTGACGTTGATGCAGGGCGCTCGCGAGCTCGAGGACGGTTGGCGGCAACACTGCATCGACATGTATGCGAGGTGCCAATCCACGAAGAAGCCGCATTGGGGCGGTCCCTGTGGCGCGTGCATGGAACGCTGCAAGGGGCAGCGGCAATGGCCATTCGACATGTGCGGACCGGGGGTAGCGCAGTGACGTCCGATGATTGGCGAAAGGTGATCGACCTGGGCCTGGCGCTCGCGAACGGCGCGGACCTGCCGCAAGACCCCGAGATGCCTGAGCTCCTGCGCAGGATGGCTCCCCAGGTGGGAATGACCCGCGCGGAGGCCGACAACGCACTTGCCAGAGCGGTGGATACAGCCTCGCTCGTGAGGGAGATTCATCGACGGACCCGTGAGGGTACGTATCGCCTCGGGCGAGCATTCGGAGCGTCCGACTCGCTCAAGGCGAGCGGGGACAGGGCCGGGGCCCGGAAGGTGCTTGAGGACGCGATGGCGGTGGAGGTCGTGCCGCTTTACCGGGCACAGCTCCAGGCGTACCTGGACCACGTCGATGATCCCGACGACACATGAACGGCGGAACCAAGGCGCGGGCTGGGCCGATTGCGCGGACGTCCACGGAGGCCCTGGGCGGGCTGGGGAAGCGCCTGGAATCCTTGGGGGACCCCCAGCCGTAACGTCTGATAAGAAGCGTTATGTAAACTAAGCCTCTGGGGTCCCAGGCCTCTGGGGTCCCAGGTGGGGTTCGTTGAGGCCCGTTCCCTGCCCGGCGCCGTGGCACCATCCGCCGCGATTCCGCCGGTTCCGGCTCATCACGAGGCTCTTTCGGCGCATGGACTCCCCTCATTCCGACGACGTCACCCGGGGTTCGCTTGGTGAGGTCGCGCGGGTCTTCCTCCGGCTGGGGCTGACGGCCTTCGGGGGCCCTGCCGCGCACATCGCCATGATGGAAGACGAACTTGTGCGGCGGCGCCGGTGGCTGCCCCGTGAGGAGTTCCTCGACCTGCTGGGCGCCACCAACCTCATCCCGGGCCCGAACTCCACGGAGCTGGCCATCCACCTGGGCCACCGGCGTGCCGGCTGGCCCGGACTGCTCGTGGCCGGCACGTGCTTCATCGTCCCGGCGATGCTCCTGACGCTCGCGGCGGCGTGGGCCTACGTGCGTTTTGGCACCCTGCCGCAAGCCGGCGCCCTGCTGTACGGCGTGAAACCCGTCATCCTGGCCGTGGTGCTCCAGGCCCTGTGGGGCCTCGGTAAGACGGCCCTGACGACGCGCCCCCGGATCGCCGTGGCCGCCGGTTCAGCCGTGGCGAGTGCTCTTGGCGTCAACGAACTGCTCATCCTGGCCCTGGCCGGCGGTTCCCTGGCGGCCTGGAACCACTTTCGATCCGCTCCAGCTTCCAGGTCGGCGCTCACGCTGACGCCTTTCGCCCTCCACGGCGTCACAGTCATGGCTGCCACGGCCGCCGTGCCGTTCAGCTTGGGTGGCCTCTTCCTGTTCTTCCTCAAGGTCGGCAGCGTGCTGTTCGGCAGCGGCTACGTCCTGCTTGCCTTCCTCCGAGCGGATCTCGTCGAACGCTGGGGCTGGCTCACCGAGGCCCAGCTCCTGGACGCGGTGGCCGTGGGCCAGTTCACGCCGGGCCCAGTCTTCACCACGGCGACATTCATCGGCTACCTGGTGGGCGGAACGCCCGGCGCGGGGCTCGCGACGCTGGGCATCTTCCTGCCCGCCTTCGTCTTCGTCGCCCTCAGTGGCCCCCTGGTGCCCCGGCTTCGTCGATCCCGGACTGCGGGCGCGGTGCTCGATGGCGTCAACGCGGCCTCGCTGGCCCTCATGGCCGTGGTGACGTGGCAGCTGGGACGCGCGGCCCTGGTGGATGGCTGGACGGTGGTCCTGGCCGCGCTCGGGGCGCTGTTGCTGCTCCGCTGGCGGGTCAACTCCGCGTGGCTGGTGCTGAGCGGAGCCGCCGCCGGGCTGCTGCGGGCTTGGTTGTGAAGCCATTCCCGTAGACGCTCTCGCCTGTCACCGGGCGGCGCCTTGTCGTGTCAGGGAGGTCAGCTTCTCGCTGGGGTGTTCTGAAGACCTCAGGCCTCCCACACGCCCGGGGCGCTCCGGAGGGCTTCGGCGAGTGACTCCCGCGCCCGCCGGAGGGCCGCGTCCGCGCGCCGGGTGGCGGCGGACAGCAGCCACACCGGTGGGCCACCCGGGAGTTCCTGCTCCAGCACCAGGCGCGGGTCCCCCTCGGCGAGCAGCGCCGGGAGCACGCTCCGCCCCAGGCCCGCGACGCAGGCATCCCTGATGCCGAGCAGCGTGTCGCACTCCACGAGCGCCTCCGCGTCCTCGGGGACAGCCTTCCACCAGCGCATGGAGGATCGGGTGCGCAGGTTCCCTGATGGCAGGACCCAGGCCGTCGAGTCCTGCTGGGCTGCCCGCGCCCGGAACACTCCGAGCCGCAGCCTCCCCAGTTGCTGTCCCCGCAGCGCACCGCCCGGCGTGTGACTCGGCCGTAAGGCCAGATCCGTCACCCCGGGCTCCAGCACCAGCTCGCTCTCGGAGATGCGCACCTGGACCCGCTGAGTGAAGCCGCACGTGCGCAGCGCGCCGAACAGCAGTGACGCCAGCACTTCGTTCGTCGTGATGACGAGCCTTCCTGCGCGCGCCCGGCGCTGCTCCTCGATGAGTGCCCCCACGTCCAGGGCGTGGGGGTGCATGCGGCCCGCGCGCTCGGCAATGGCGAGGCCGAGCGGCGTCGGGCGCAACGTCGCCCCACGCAGGAAGAGCGGCACCCCGAGCGCGCGCTCGAGGGCGTCCACCCGCCGCGAGATGGTCGAGTGGCGCAGCGAGAGTTCGCGCGCCGCGCCCACGACGCTCCCTGTGCGCACCAGCGCCTCCACCGTCTGCAGGTCGTCCCAGGCGATGTGCATGAACGCACATGCTGTGCGCGTCCGCGGGCGTCGTCAACGCACGGGGCTGGGGCTATCTCTCGGGGCGTGGCAATGACGCCACTCCCGCAGGAGCAACACATGGTCCCTCGCCCTCACGACAACGAGAACGAGACGCCCTCTGACGTGCAGGCGCTGTGTGACCCCGAGACCGGGACGTGCGCGCTCCCCGGCGCGGCGCAGACGAGCGCCGCGCCGAGCGCCGAGGGGCCCGTGGGAGAAGTGCTCTATGTGGGGGACCCGATGTGCTCCTGGTGCTGGGGAGGCTCGCCCGGCCTCCGCGAACTGGAGGCGGCGGCAAACCGTAAGGGCATCCCCTTCCGTATCCGGGTGGGCGGGCTCCGTGCGGGAGGCGGGGACCCCTGGAACGAGCGGTTCAAAGGCTTCCTGCGCCACCACTGGGAGGAGATTGCCGCACGCACCGGGCAGCCGTTCTCCACCCGGTTCCTCGACCGGGCGGAGTTCAACTACGACACCGAGCCTGCGTGCCGCGCGTTCCTCGTCATGCGCGGGATGCTCGACGAGATGCCGGGACCGGAGACGCGTGCGTACGAGGTGTTTGCCTCCATCCAGCGGAAGTTCTACGCCGAGGGAGAGGACCCGACCGGGGCGTCCTTCTACGAGAGCATCTGCGCCGCGCACGGCCTCGACTTCAGGGGGTTCCTGAACCGGTTCGACCATGCGGACGCGAAGCGGGCGACGGCGAACGAGTTCCAGGAGGTCCGGGCTCTGGGCGTGAGCGGGTTCCCCACCGTGCTCTTCCGTGGCGGCGCCGGCCTCGAAGTGCTCGCGAGCGGCTTCGTGACCGGACCGCGCATGGTCGAGGCGCTCGCTCGGGCGACGAAGCGGGCAAGGGGCGAGGCGTGAAGCTCGATCGCCGTGCGCTGGTGCGCGGCGGCGCCCAGCTGTTGGGGCTCACCGCGCTCGGCTGTTCCCCTACTCCAAAGCCTGCGCCCGTGGCCGACATCCGCCTGCGCCCACGCGAGGCGCAGTTGATTTCGGCCCGGGACGGCATGGTCCACGCCGAGGGCAACGAAACGGATGAAGACACGCGGATGCTTCAGCTGTGGTTCACCCCCACGCCGCACGGCTGTGCACCCGCCTACTTCCGTCGCTCCGTACCTCACGCTGCACGAGGAGGCCGCCATCTGATGGCCGGGGACGAGACGATGCCCCTTCGGAGCGACGCGCGCGTGTGGTGGCTGGAACTGGCAGTGGGGCCAGGACACCGCACTCGAGGTGGCCCCGGGACGTGCCGGCTATCTGCTGTCCCTGGATGCCGCCCTGCAACTGGGGCAAGAGGAAGTCCCTCGGGACTCTCTGTGGCCGCTCCTCTCAAGCGCTACCCAACAGGGTGGATTCGCACTCCCTGTGGCGAGCCATGTGACAGCCATGTCTCACGGTGTTTCACTGAGTCATGTAAAATCCTGAAAACGGCCCAAATCCGCTAAACGCTTGATTTCATTCGGACGGGTGCGGCGCCGGTTGGAGGATTCTTGCTGCCCCCCGTCCACCAGCTCGTCGAGCGACGAGCGACCGAACTTTCCTCCCAGATCGCCGTTGCCTCCCGGGCCCGCTCCCTCACCCACGCCGCGCTGAATGCTCACGCGAACCGGGTGGCCCATGCGCTGATTGCCCGAGGCGCCGGACCGGATGTCCTCGTCGGCGTCTGCCTTCCGCGAAGCGTTGAGCTGGTCGCATCCGTCCTGGGTGTTCTCAAGTCCGGCGCGGCCTGGCTTCCCCTGGACCCGTCCGCCCCTCCCGAACGCCTGCGATACATGGCCGTTTCGGCGGGAGCACGATTCGTCATCGGCACGGGGCCGGCCGTGGAGCGGCTCGCGGCGGACGGCATCCAGATCCTCGCTCCGGAGGCACTGGAGCTCCAGTCGTTCCCGGACGCGAACCCGGGCGTCACCGTCCAGCCGGATCACCTCGCGTACGTGATCCACACCTCGGGCTCCACCGGACTGCCCAAGGGCGTGATGATCAGCCACCGGGCGCTGTCCGCGTTCACCGGGTACCACCTCGACACGTTTGGCCTGTCGCCCGCGGATCGCATTGGCGTGGTGGCCTCGCCCGGCTTCGACGCCTTGGTCATGACGCTCCTGCCGTCGCTGGCCGCGGGGGCTCGACTGGAGCTCCCGCCCGACGAGGAGACCCGACTGTCGCCCCAGAGGCTGCAGGACTGGCTCCTGGCTCGGGACATCACCTGCATCTTCCTTCCCACACCGCTGGCCGAACGCGTCCTCCCTCTGTCCTGGCCCGAGTCCTGCGCCTTGCGCCTGATCCTCACCGGCGGCGACCGGCTGCACCTGCACCCCAGGCCCGGGCTGCCGTTCCAGCTCGTGAATGGCTACGGCCCCGCCGAATGCACCATCTACAGCACGTCCGGGACCGTTCCCCCCGGTGACGCATCGGCCGGGGAACGGCTGCCCTCCATCGGCCGTCCCATCGGTGGCGTGGAGGTGCATGTCCTCGGTCCGGAGCAGCGGCCCGTCGCGGATGGCGAGACCGGTGAGTTGTTCATCGGCGGCCCAGGTTTGGCTCGCGGTTACGTGGGCTCGCCGGACCTGACCGCGGACCGCTTCATTCCGGATCCGTTCTCCCGGTTCGGCGGCGAACGGCTGTATCGCACGGGGGACCTGGGACGCCGCTTGCCGGATGGCTCGCTGGAGTTCCTTGGCCGTTCCGACCGGCAGGTGAAGGTCCGTGGCATCCGCATCGAGCCCGCGGAGATCACCGCCGCGCTGCTGACCCATCCGCACGTCGGGGCCGCGCACGTCATGGCGCGGACCGAGGGTCACTACGTCTTCTTCGTGGCGTGGTTCGCGCCGAAGGACGCTCGGGCTGTTCCCGGGACGGAGCAGCTCCGCGAGCACCTCCGCGCCTGGCTCCCCGAGGCCATGCTGCCCCGGACCTTCGTCGTCGTGGACGCCCTACCCCTCGGCCCCACCGGCAAGGTCGACGCCCAGGCGCTTCCCACGCCCGAAGCCCACGCCACCCGAAGCAGCGCCTATGTCGCGCCTCGCACGGAGCTGGAGCGTGGACTCGTCCAGGTGTGGCAGGAGGAGCTGCGCCTGGAGCGGATTGGCATCGAGGACGACTTCTTCGAACTGGGCGGTCACTCGCTGCTGGCCACTCGGATCACCGCGCGGGTCGCGGAGGTGCTGAGCCTCCCGTTGTCTCTGACGGAGCTCTTCGCGCACCGTCGCATCTCCCAGCTGGCGACCGTGCTGGAGCCGCGTCGTGCCGAGCCCTCGAAGGACGTGTTGCCGCCCGTGGTCCGCGTCGCCGACCCCGAACGGGCTCCCCTGTCCGTGCAACAGGAGCAGGTCTGGTTCCTCCAGAAGCTGTCTCCCGGCAGCATCTCCTACCAGGCGCAGACGACCCTCCGCGTGCTGGGTGGGCTGGACCTGGCGGTGCTCGAACGCGCGCTGACGGAGATCACCCGGCGACATGAACTGCTGCGAACGACCTACGAGGAAATCGACGGCCGGCCGTGGCAGCGCGTTCTTCCCGTGACGCCGGTGCAGGTCCCGTTGATCGACCTGTCCGGGCTGTCATCGGTCGAACGGGAACACCGACGGGAGGAGGCCCTCCGCCAGGAGCTGCGGCGGCCCCTGTCGCTCTTCGAACCGCCGCTCGTGCGCTGGACCGTGGTTCGTCTGGCTCCGGATGATCACGAGCTGGTCCTCGTGGAGCACCACGTCGTCCACGATGGCGTGTCCTTCTCCGTGCTGATGCGGGAGTTGGACGTGCTCTACAACGCGTATCTGCGCGGAGAGTCCTCGCCGCTCCCGGAGCTGCCGGTGCAGTACCGCGACTTCGCGGCGTGGCAGCGCGAGGCGCTCGATGGTCCGGCCATGAAGGCCCAGCTCGACTACTGGCGGACGCGGCTGGCCGGTGCGCCGGAGGTGCTGCCGCTGCGCACCGATCATCCGCGTCCCCGCGTGCAGACCTTCAATGGCGACCTGCTCCGGCTGGAGTTGCCACCCGCCCTGCCCGGCGCCCTTCGTGCCTTCTGTCAGCAGGAGGGCGTGACCCTCTTCAACGCCCTCTTCGCCGCCTTCGCCACGCTGCTGCATCGCTACACCGGCGAGCAGGACCTGTGCATCGGTTCGGCATTCGCGGCCCGGGCCGGTGTCCGGAACATCGAGAATGTCATCGGGATGTTCGTCAACGCCGTGGTACTCCGGTGTGACGTCTCCGGCGCGCCGTCGTTCCGCGAGCTGGTCCGTCAGGTGCGCGACCTCACCGTGGCGGCGGCCGAGCATCAGACGTATCCGTTCCTCAAACTGATCGAAGGCCTGGGCGTGAAGCGCGACCCCAGCCGCAATCCGCTCGTGCAGGCCATGTTCAGCTTTCACGATTCGGCTGTGCGGAGCCCTCGGCTGGGGGATGCCTCGTGCACCATCTTCGAGCGGGGCAATGGGTCGTCGAAGGTGGACCTGGACGTCGTCGCCATTCCGCACGCGGGCCGGCACCTGGGCGACCGCGCGCGCGGTGACGCGCGCATCTCGCTCATCTGGGAGTACAACCGGGACCTGTTCGACCGCTCGACCATGGAGCGGATGGCCGCGCACTTCCTCCGGTTGCTCGAGGCCGCGGTGGCCAGTCCCGGGATGCCGGTGTCGCGACTGCCGATGCTTTCGGACGCGGAGCGGCAGGTCGTCCTGGCGAACGGATCCACCAAGCTCGTCAGCGTGGATCCGCCCGTGCATCAGCAGGTCCTGGCGCAGGCCCTGCGGACCCCTGACGCCGTGGCCGTGCGCGACGAGACAGGCACCCTCACCTACTCGGAGCTGGTCCGGCGCGCGACGCTGATCGCCGAGCATCTTCACGCGCACGGCGTGGGCGTGGAGTCGGTTGTCGGCGTCTGCTCGCCTCGTGGTCCGGAGCTCGTGACGGCCGAGCTGGGCGTGATGCTGTCCGGAGCCGCCTTCCTGCCCCTGGATCCGGAGCACCCGGCCGAACGGATCGCCCTCATCCTGGGTGACGCTGGCGTGCGTCAGGTGATCACCACCGGGCTGCTCGTGGATCGACTCCCTGCCACGGTGAAGCGCGTGCGCATCGAGTCCTTCCATGGTCCCGGCACGCCCCAGGGAGGTCTGCCCACGGAGGTGCAGCCCGGGCAGCGGGCCTACGTCATGTACACCTCGGGTTCCACGGGCGCCCCCAAGGGCGTGGTGGTGGAGCACGGCGCACTGGCCCACCTCGTCGGGTGGCATCGGCGCGCATTCGGACTGGAGCCGAGCAGCCGCACCACGCTGCTCTACTCGCCCGCGTTTGATCCATCCGTCGCGGAGCTCTGGCCTGCCCTCACCGCGGGCGCGTCGTTGCATGTCCCCGGGCAGGACGTGCGCCTGTCCCCGGAGCGGCTCCAAGCCTGGCTCCTCTCCGAGCGCATCACCTTCACGGACCTGCCCACCGCGCTCGCGGAACGTCTGCTGGCCCTGCCATGGCCGGCGTCATGTGACCTGCGCACGGTCCTCGCGGGCGGTGACCGACTCCACACGCGTCCCGTCCCCGGACTGCCGTGGCGGCTGTTCAATCAGTACGGCCCCACCGAGACCACCGTCACGGCCACCTCCGGCGAAGTGCTGCCCTCAGGGCCCGTCGAGACACTGCCAGCCATCGGTCAGCCCATCGACGGGACCACGGCCTATGTCCTGGACGCGGAGCTGCAACCTGTCCCCACGGGCGTCGCTGGAGAGCTGTACGTGGGCGGTGCCGGCGTGGCGCGCGGCTATCTGAATCGCCCGGACCTCACCGCGGCGAGCTTCGTCCCCGACCCGTACTCGGCACATTCAGGCGCTCGCATGTACCGCACGGGCGACCGGGTCCTGGCCCGTCCGGACGGGATGCTCGAGTTCATGGGCCGCATGGACGCGCAGCTCAAGATCCGAGGCTTCCGCGTGGAGCCCGCGGAGGTCGCGGTCCGCCTGCGCACGCATCCGGGACTCGCGGAGGCGCATGTTCGCGCGTGGAGCCCTCCCGGTGGAGCGCCCCAGCTGGTCGGCTATCTGGTGCCGCTCGCGGGTCAGCCCCTGCCCACACCGGCGCGGCTTCGTGAGCACCTGGCGCGCGAGCTGCCGGCGTACATGATCCCCTCCGCGTACGTGGAGCTGAAGGCGCTGCCACTCACCCACGGTGGCAAGGTGGATGAACGGGCGCTGCCCGAACCCACGCCTGGAACCCAGGCGCCTCGGGTCCCGCTCGCGAACGAGCACGAGCGGCGGATCGCCACCATCTGGTGCGAGACGCTGCGCCTGGAGAACGTGGGCGCGGAGGACAACTTCTTCGACCTTGGGGGCCACTCGCTGCTGCTGGCCCAGGTGCAGCACCTTTTGAAGCACCGCATAGGCCATGACGTGCCCATGGTGACGCTGTTCGAGTTCCCCACGGTTCGTGCGCTCGCCGGACACCTCCAGGGCCGCGACGATGGCGGCGAGGCCGCGGCCTCGCAGGCACAGCGCCAAGAGCAACGGCGCAGTGGCCGTGCGCGCCTGCTGGGGCGGCAGGGCCGGCTGTCGTCGGACCGCTCGCGGGAGGAAGTGGAATGAGCGCGTCGCTCGACGTGATGGAGGAGGAGGACCGTTCGGCGCACCTCGCGGTGGTGGGACTGGCGTGCCGGCTTCCGGGTGCGGCCAACGCGGCGGAGTTCTGGTCCAACCTGGCCGGCGGTGTCGAATCCATCACCTTCTTCGGTCCGGACGGCCAGCCCTGCGCCGAACCTCCCACCGAGCGCGCCATGGGCGAGGAGGTGCCCGCGTTCGGTCTGGTCACGGATGCGGACCGGTTCGACGCGCAGGCCTTCGGAATGTCGCCGCAGGAAGCGCTGATGCTGGATCCGCAGCACCGGGTGTTCCTGGAGTGCGCGCGGGAGGCGCTGGAGGACGCCGGGTATGATCCGGCTCGGTACCGGGGCGCCATTGGCATCTACGCGGGTGGCAGTGAGACGGACTACCTGTCCGCGCTGCGGGCCCGGAGGGACCTGCTCGCGGGTGCCAGTGACTGGCAGCTCCGACTGGCCACGGGCGTGGACTTCCTCACCAGCCGCGTGGCCTACAAGTTGGGGCTTCGCGGGCCGGCCGTCACGGTGCAGACCGCGTGCTCCACGTCACTGGTCGCGATCCATCTGGCCGCGCAGGCGTTGCTCGCGGGGGACTGCGACATCGCGCTGGCGGGGGGCGCGTCGGTGCATGTGCCGCCCCGGTTCGGTCACTACAGCGAGGGCGGGCCGCTGTCACCGGACGGCCGCTGCCGCGCGTTCGATGCTCGGGCTCAGGGCACGGTCGGCAGCAACGGCGCGGGGATCGTGGTGCTCAAGCGGCTCGCGGATGCGCTGGAGGATGGAGACACCCTCCGCGCCGTCCTCCGAGGCACCGCCGTCAACAACGACGCCGCCGGGAAGATCGGCTTCACCGCGCCGAGCGTGGAGGGCCAGTCCCGCGTCATCGAGACCGCCCTGCATGCCGCGGGCGTGGACCCCGCGAGCATCAGCTACCTGGAAGCACATGGCACCGGCACCCGGCTGGGCGATCCCATCGAGGTCGCCGCGCTGACGAAGGCCTTCGGTGCGCGGGAGCCCCGGTCCTGCTGGCTGGGTTCGGTGAAGACGAACATCGGCCACACGGACGCGGCGGCGGGCGTGGCGGGCTTCATCAAGACGGTGCTCGCGCTGGAGCACCGGAAGCTGCCGCCGAGTCTGAACTTCGAACGGCCCAACCCGGAGATCGACTTCGAGCACGGCCCCTTTCGCGTGAACACGGAGCTGCGGGACTGGGACACCCACGGTCATCCGCGTAGGGCCGGCGTCAGCTCGCTGGGCATTGGCGGCACCAACGCGCACGCCGTGTTGGAAGAGGCGCTCACCCTGCCCGCCTCCGAGCGTTCGCGCTCACCGCGGTTGATGGTGCTGTCGGCCCACGGTCCCGCCTCGCTGGCCCGCGCGGTGGAGCGGCTCGAAGGGCACCTGCGCGCGCATCCAGAGGCGGAGCTGGGTGACGTGGCCTGGACGCTCCAGATGGGGCGTGCCGCGCACAAGCACCGAGCGTTCGCGGTGGGCGAGGACACCCCGGACGTCCTTCGCGCCCTGTCGGAACAAGAGGGCTTCGCGCAACAGGAGGCCGGCGAGCGACAGGTGGTGTTCATGTTCCCCGGCCACGGTGGGCAGCACGTGGGCATGGGCCGGGAGCTGTACGGTTCGCAGCCGGCGTTCCGTGAGGCCGTGGACGCGTGCCGTGCGCACCTGACGCCGCTCCTCGGGTTCGACCTGGGGACGGTGCTCCATCCGGATCCCACGAATGCCGCCGCGCTGGAGCAGGCCTCCGCCCGGATGGGCGAGTTCGTCACCGGTCAGCTCTCCGTGTTCGTCATCGAGTACGCGGTGGCGCGGCTGTGGAAGCGCTGGGGCGTGCAGCCCTCCGCGGTCGTGGGCCACAGCCTGGGGGCCTATGCCGCGGCCACGGTGGCCGGGGTGTTCCGTCTGGAGGACGCGCTGCGGTTGGTCCTGGAGCGCTCGCGCATCCTCGCGAGTCTGCCCGCGGGCGCCATGCTGGCCGTGCCGTTGCCCGAGTCGGAGCTGGCGCCCCTGCTTCATGGCGGACTCGCGCTGGCGGCAGTGAACGGGCCGGCGCAGTGCGCGGTGTCGGGCCCGGTGGCGGAGATCGAAGCGCTCCAGGCGCGACTGATGGAGCGCGGTGTGGAGTCGAAGCTGCTGCGCATTCCGGGCGCGGGACATTCGCCACTCGTCGAACCGTCACTGGCCGCGTTCACCGCCTGCGTCCAGCGCGTCGAGCGGCGTCCTCCACAGCTCCCGTGGATCTCCGATCGCACGGGTGTGGCGGTCACGGCGGAAGAGGCCGTGGACCCGGAGTACTGGGCCGCGCACCTGCGTCACACCGTGCGTTTTGGCGACGCGCTGAACACGTTGTTCGCCGGTTCGCCCGCCGTGTTCCTGGAGGTCGGGCCCGGACGAACCCTGGCGACGCTCGCGCGCCAGAACCCCGCGGCAGGACCACACCTCACGGTCGCC comes from the Corallococcus exiguus genome and includes:
- a CDS encoding non-ribosomal peptide synthetase codes for the protein MAVASRARSLTHAALNAHANRVAHALIARGAGPDVLVGVCLPRSVELVASVLGVLKSGAAWLPLDPSAPPERLRYMAVSAGARFVIGTGPAVERLAADGIQILAPEALELQSFPDANPGVTVQPDHLAYVIHTSGSTGLPKGVMISHRALSAFTGYHLDTFGLSPADRIGVVASPGFDALVMTLLPSLAAGARLELPPDEETRLSPQRLQDWLLARDITCIFLPTPLAERVLPLSWPESCALRLILTGGDRLHLHPRPGLPFQLVNGYGPAECTIYSTSGTVPPGDASAGERLPSIGRPIGGVEVHVLGPEQRPVADGETGELFIGGPGLARGYVGSPDLTADRFIPDPFSRFGGERLYRTGDLGRRLPDGSLEFLGRSDRQVKVRGIRIEPAEITAALLTHPHVGAAHVMARTEGHYVFFVAWFAPKDARAVPGTEQLREHLRAWLPEAMLPRTFVVVDALPLGPTGKVDAQALPTPEAHATRSSAYVAPRTELERGLVQVWQEELRLERIGIEDDFFELGGHSLLATRITARVAEVLSLPLSLTELFAHRRISQLATVLEPRRAEPSKDVLPPVVRVADPERAPLSVQQEQVWFLQKLSPGSISYQAQTTLRVLGGLDLAVLERALTEITRRHELLRTTYEEIDGRPWQRVLPVTPVQVPLIDLSGLSSVEREHRREEALRQELRRPLSLFEPPLVRWTVVRLAPDDHELVLVEHHVVHDGVSFSVLMRELDVLYNAYLRGESSPLPELPVQYRDFAAWQREALDGPAMKAQLDYWRTRLAGAPEVLPLRTDHPRPRVQTFNGDLLRLELPPALPGALRAFCQQEGVTLFNALFAAFATLLHRYTGEQDLCIGSAFAARAGVRNIENVIGMFVNAVVLRCDVSGAPSFRELVRQVRDLTVAAAEHQTYPFLKLIEGLGVKRDPSRNPLVQAMFSFHDSAVRSPRLGDASCTIFERGNGSSKVDLDVVAIPHAGRHLGDRARGDARISLIWEYNRDLFDRSTMERMAAHFLRLLEAAVASPGMPVSRLPMLSDAERQVVLANGSTKLVSVDPPVHQQVLAQALRTPDAVAVRDETGTLTYSELVRRATLIAEHLHAHGVGVESVVGVCSPRGPELVTAELGVMLSGAAFLPLDPEHPAERIALILGDAGVRQVITTGLLVDRLPATVKRVRIESFHGPGTPQGGLPTEVQPGQRAYVMYTSGSTGAPKGVVVEHGALAHLVGWHRRAFGLEPSSRTTLLYSPAFDPSVAELWPALTAGASLHVPGQDVRLSPERLQAWLLSERITFTDLPTALAERLLALPWPASCDLRTVLAGGDRLHTRPVPGLPWRLFNQYGPTETTVTATSGEVLPSGPVETLPAIGQPIDGTTAYVLDAELQPVPTGVAGELYVGGAGVARGYLNRPDLTAASFVPDPYSAHSGARMYRTGDRVLARPDGMLEFMGRMDAQLKIRGFRVEPAEVAVRLRTHPGLAEAHVRAWSPPGGAPQLVGYLVPLAGQPLPTPARLREHLARELPAYMIPSAYVELKALPLTHGGKVDERALPEPTPGTQAPRVPLANEHERRIATIWCETLRLENVGAEDNFFDLGGHSLLLAQVQHLLKHRIGHDVPMVTLFEFPTVRALAGHLQGRDDGGEAAASQAQRQEQRRSGRARLLGRQGRLSSDRSREEVE